Proteins found in one Ornithorhynchus anatinus isolate Pmale09 chromosome 8, mOrnAna1.pri.v4, whole genome shotgun sequence genomic segment:
- the ARL4A gene encoding ADP-ribosylation factor-like protein 4A yields the protein MGNGLSEQASILSGLPPFHSFHIVILGLDCAGKTTVLYRLQFNEFVNTVPTKGFNTEKIRVTLGNSKTVTFHFWDVGGQEKLRPLWKSYTRCTDGIVFVVDSVDVERMEEAKTELHKITRISENQGVPVLIVANKQDLRHSLSLAEVEKLLATGELSSSTPWHLQPTCAIIGDGLKEGLEKLYDMIVKRRKMLRQQKKKR from the coding sequence atgGGTAATGGACTGTCGGAGCAGGCGTCGATCCTGTCGGGCCTGCCGCCCTTCCACAGCTTCCACATCGTCATCCTGGGGCTGGACTGCGCCGGGAAGACCACGGTCCTCTACCGGCTGCAGTTCAACGAGTTCGTCAACACCGTCCCCACCAAGGGGTTTAACACGGAGAAGatccgggtgaccctgggcaactccaAGACGGTGACCTTCCACTTCTGGGATGTCGGCGGGCAGGAGAAGCTCAGGCCCCTGTGGAAGTCGTACACGCGGTGCACGGACGGCATCGTGTTCGTCGTGGACTCGGTGGACGTCGAGAGGATGGAAGAGGCCAAGACGGAGCTCCACAAGATCACCCGCATCTCGGAGAACCAGGGCGTCCCCGTGCTCATCGTGGCCAACAAGCAGGACCTGAGGCACTCGCTCTCCCTGGCCGAGGTGGAGAAGCTGTTGGCCACGGGGGAGCTGAGCTCGTCCACCCCCTGGCACCTCCAGCCCACGTGCGCCATCATCGGCGACGGACTCAAAGAGGGCCTGGAGAAGCTCTACGACATGATCGTCAAGCGGAGGAAAATGTTGCGGcagcagaaaaagaaaagatga